One genomic segment of Linepithema humile isolate Giens D197 chromosome 5, Lhum_UNIL_v1.0, whole genome shotgun sequence includes these proteins:
- the Hmgcr gene encoding 3-hydroxy-3-methylglutaryl-coenzyme A reductase, with product MLARGFEVYGRFCAGHPLEVIVTTFTLTACMFNMETGTGLAREEGSSAAAYCHHNRCDTMDSKTPDIIVMTIIRVLAVLYTYHQFRNLQRMGSKYLLGVVGLFTVFSSMVFTSSVVSFGSDIADLKDALFFFLLFINLSKAATLAQYALSSRSQEEVKANIARGMSLLGPTITLDTLVEALLISIGSLSGVRRLEILCTYVCLGVIVNYVVFITFYPACLSLILELSRGSNNMGRLSADKIFIMQPLNEEDQKPNPVVERVKMIMIAGLFVVHVNSRWPFKNEESEYTTETAATSTNSDVINGSDHTENSELKEHLLTWLSVSADNIVILILLLALAVKFIFFEDRGDVARRLQHQEEEEATAEERVEFFDNTNNLDNMNSAAMDISLRQRFGVSLPTIQQPIFPLSGVGGEWIEVDNEANVEYTDKEVQTDVVTHGLSELSLKKTEPARSVEDCLEIYKSELGANALTDEEVIQLVNRNHIAAHQLEKAVGDMERGVGIRRLIVSAAGKFIEEITNLPYKNYDYSKVHGSCCENVIGYLPVPIGIAGPLLIDGQLYHIPMATTEGCLVASTNRGSRALMKCGVTSRIVADGMTRGPVVRFPSIMRASEAMAWMQQPDNFKEMKNSFDQTSRFARLTKIHVRIAGRYLFVRFVAKTGDAMGMNMLSKGTEKSLQTVSVCFPDMEILSLSGNFCTDKKPAAVNWIEGRGKSVVCEAIVPADVVANVLKTSVHALVDVNISKNMIGSAVAGSVGGFNAHAANVVTAIFIATGQDPAQNVGSSNCMTLMEPWGAEGKDLYVSCTMPSIEIGTVGGGTGLPAQGACLAMLGVKGPHTTEPGENASKLARIVCATVLAGELSLMAALAAGHLVKSHLRHNRSSILISNQVCPTYYNNTSGERLTVPTISSCADFTRKS from the exons ATCATCAATTTCGCAATTTGCAAAGAATGGGATCTAAATACCTTTTGG GTGTCGTCGGTCTATTCACTGTTTTCTCCAGCATGGTATTCACATCCAGCGTGGTGAGTTTTGGCAGTGATATAGCGGACTTGAA GGACGCCTTATTCTTCTTTCTACTTTTTATCAATCTTTCGAAAGCCGCAACACTGGCGCAGTACGCACTGAGCTCGCGTAGTCAAGAAGAAGTTAAAGCGAATATCGCGCGTGGTATGTCTCTGCTAGGTCCTACTATTACTCTGGACACTCTGGTGGAGGCTCTCTTGATCAGTATAGGATCCTTATCGGGCGTCAGGAGGCTGGAGATTCTCTGCACTTACGTGTGCCTCGGGGTGATCGTCAACTACGTTGTCTTCATCACGTTTTACCCGGCTTGCTTGTCACTCATATTAGAG CTTTCTCGCGGAAGTAATAATATGGGCCGGCTGAGCGCTGacaagatatttataatgcaGCCGTTAAACGAGGAGGATCAAAAACCAAATCCAGTGGTGGAACGCGTCAAGATGATCATGATTGCCGGCCTATTTGTGGTGCATGTCAACag TCGGTGGCCTTTTAAGAACGAGGAAAGCGAATACACGACAGAAACAGCTGCGACGTCCACGAACTCAGATGTAATAAACGGTTCCGATCACACGGAAAACTCCGAACTGAAGGAACACTTGCTGACTTGGTTGTCAGTAAGTGCGGATAACATTGTAATATTGATACTGCTGCTGGCGCTGGCGgtaaaattcattttcttcgAGGACAGAGGTGACGTCGCCAGACGTTTGCAACAccaggaggaggaggaagcgaCAGCGGAAGAGAGAgttgaattttttgataacACTAATAATCTAGACAACATGAACAGCGCGGCTATGGACATATCACTGCGACAACGATTCGGTGTATCTTTGCCAACGATCCAGCAACCGATTTTTCCATTGTCCGGTGTGGGTGGCGAATGGATCGAAGTCGACAATGAAGCCAATGTGGAATATACTGATAAAGAAGTACAAACCGACGTGGTTACCCACGGCCTGAGCGAGTTGTCGCTGAAGAAGACCGAACCTGCCCGCAGCGTGGAAGATTGtctcgaaatatataaatctgaa ctTGGAGCCAACGCGTTGACAGATGAAGAGGTGATACAATTAGTAAATCGCAATCATATAGCTGCGCACCAATTGGAGAAGGCGGTGGGCGACATGGAGCGTGGCGTCGGCATCAGACGTCTCATCGTGAGTGCCGCCGGCAAATTTATCGAGGAAATAACTAATCTGCCGTACAAAAACTATGACTACAGCAAAGTGCACGGCTCGTGCTGCGAGAACGTGATCGGCTATCTGCCAGTGCCGATCGGCATCGCCGGACCATTACTGATCGACGGCCAGCTGTATCACATTCCAATGGCGACAACCGAAGGCTGTCTGGTAGCATCCACTAATCGCGGTAGTCGCGCGCTTATGAAATGCGGCGTGACCAGTCGCATAGTGGCGGACGGCATGACTCGTGGGCCCGTAGTACGATTCCCGAGCATCATGCGCGCGAGCGAGGCGATGGCATGGATGCAGCAGCCGGACAACTTCAAGGAAATGAAGAACAGTTTCGATCAGACTAGTCGTTTCGCGCGGCTGACGAAGATCCACGTGCGCATAGCTGGCCGGTACCTGTTCGTCCGCTTCGTCGCCAAGACCGGCGACGCCATGGGCATGAACATGCTGTCGAAGGGCACAGAGAAGTCTCTGCAAACGGTGTCGGTCTGCTTCCCCGACATGGAGATACTTTCCCTCAGCGGGAACTTCTGTACCGACAAGAAGCCCGCGGCCGTCAACTGGATCGAAGGCAGGGGCAAGAGCGTCGTGTGTGAGGCGATCGTGCCCGCGGACGTTGTGGCCAATGTGCTGAAGACGTCCGTGCACGCTCTGGTCGACGTAAACATTAGCAAAAACATGATCGGCTCAGCCGTGGCGGGCAGCGTGGGTGGTTTCAATGCGCACGCAGCCAACGTCGTGACCGCGATCTTCATCGCGACCGGGCAGGATCCCGCGCAGAACGTTGGCAGCAGTAATTGCATGACGCTGATGGAACCGTGGGGTGCAGAGGGCAAGGATTTATATGTGTCGTGCACGATGCCCAGTATAGAGATCGGCACCGTGGGCGGCGGTACGGGATTACCGGCGCAAGGGGCCTGTCTGGCGATGCTCGGAGTGAAGGGCCCGCACACCACGGAACCCGGCGAGAACGCCAGTAAACTGGCCCGAATCGTTTGCGCCACCGTGCTCGCCGGAGAACTCTCTTTGATGGCCGCACTGGCTGCCGGACATTTGGTCAAAAGTCATCTTAGGCATAACAG ATCATCTATCCTAATTAGTAACCAGGTGTGTCCTACCTATTACAATAATACAAGTGGCGAGAGACTAACCGTGCCAACCATTTCGTCGTGCGCAGATTTCACGCGAAAATCTTAG
- the Xpac gene encoding DNA repair protein complementing XP-A cells homolog, translating to MASTTTVSMENNSTKNGNNAEIEKQLKERAERNRQRALLIKKSKIVTHPYARENGDSTTTGRSIKVQGQRVIDSGGGFLIEENDELEQQMLKIRTEPEPVIGQFNECEECQQKFGESYLLQTFELSVCDKCRDKEGKHSLITKTEAKQEYLLKDCDLDKREPILKYIIRKNPHNVNWGEMKLYLHLQIEQRALEVWGTEENLLKEKEMRDSKREGAKIKKFNKKIKQLRMQVRSSMYDKTTKASHVHEFGKDTYNEEDDTYTHTCKMCGYEETYEKM from the exons atggCTAGTACAACAACTGTAAGTATGGAAAATAACTCCACCAAAAATGGAAACAATGCGGAAATAGAAAAACAGCTTAAGGAGAGAGCTGAAAGGAATCGTCAGAGAGcacttttgataaaaaaatctaagatTGTAACTCATCCGTATGCGAG GGAAAATGGTGACTCTACAACAACAGGAAGATCGATAAAAGTTCAAGGGCAACGTGTTATCGATAGTGGTGGAGGCTTTTTGATAGAAGAAAATGATGAATTAGAACAGCAAATG CTGAAGATTCGAACAGAACCGGAACCTGTAATCGGTCAATTTAATGAGTGTGAGGAGTGTCAACAGAAATTCGGAGAATCATATCTTTTGCAGACGTTTGAGCTGTCTGTCTGTGACAAGTGCAG AGATAAGGAGGGAAAGCACTCTTTAATCACCAAAACTGAAGCTAAACAAGAGTACTTATTGAAAGACTGCGATCTCGATAAGCGGGAACCTATACTGAAGTACATAATACGAAAGAATCCTCACAATGTGAATTGGGGTGAGATGAAGTTGTATCTGCATTTGCAGATAGAGCAAAGAGCTTTAGAAGTCTGGGGTACAGAAGAGAATCTgttgaaagagaaagaaatgcgCGATTCAAAGCGTGAGGGAGCCAAAATCAAGAAATTCAATAAGAAG ATCAAACAGCTGCGAATGCAAGTGAGAAGTTCGATGTACGATAAGACAACAAAGGCGTCGCACGTTCACGAGTTTGGAAAGGATACGTATAACGAAGAGGACGATACTTATACACATACTTGCAAAATGTGCGGTTATGAGGAAACGTatgaaaaaatgtga